Proteins encoded together in one Cicer arietinum cultivar CDC Frontier isolate Library 1 chromosome 4, Cicar.CDCFrontier_v2.0, whole genome shotgun sequence window:
- the LOC101495417 gene encoding probable xyloglucan galactosyltransferase GT17: MFSRKPSPTPPQNPLQCKTKSETFSKTKETYNNITINQSIKLTLFISLFIASCFLLQPFKYSVTIKTTTTCNKSRKFYIYNLPSRFNLDLLKNCENLNIYTNMCPHVTHNGLGQPLSIPSWYATHQFLAEMIFHARLENHVCRTWDPNQAIIFYIPFYGGLYASSVFREPNQTLRDSLAVDLIDHIQSQPWFKRYNGKDHFISLGRTAWDFMRSQGGPHGANILLDLPPVKNMSVLTVERQPWHGKNQNGIPYPSYFHPKTKNEMLTWQNKMRQNDRPFLFSFIGGKRKGLEKAKVRDELVKQCGESTQCELVQCGGGNSKCHKPMEVLGVMMKSRFCLQAPGDSFTRRSTFDSIVAGCIPVFLSVHTAYTQYAWYLPEEKNTYSIYMDEEKVKGGVEKIEEVLMGISSEEVKRMREVVISLIPRISYAYPNVSDIGFSDAVDVALQGLSRHVRDTLEKP; this comes from the coding sequence ATGTTTTCCAGAAAGCCATCACCAACTCCACCACAAAACCCTCTACAATGCAAAACAAAATCCGAAACCTTCTCAAAAACCAAAGAAACTTACAATAACATCACCATTAACCAATCAATAAAGTTAACTCTTTTCATTTCTCTATTCATTGCTTCATGCTTCCTCCTTCAACCCTTCAAATACTCAGTCACCATCAAAACCACCACAACATGCAACAAATCAAGAAAATTCTACATTTACAATCTCCCCTCACGTTTCAACCTCGATCTCCTTAAAAACTGCGAAAATCTCAACATCTACACAAACATGTGCCCTCACGTGACCCACAATGGCTTGGGTCAACCATTATCAATACCATCATGGTACGCTACACACCAATTCTTAGCGGAAATGATTTTCCATGCTAGGTTAGAAAATCACGTGTGTCGCACGTGGGATCCAAATCAAgcaattatattttacattccATTCTACGGTGGTCTCTACGCTTCCAGCGTGTTCCGCGAACCGAATCAAACACTCCGCGATTCCCTAGCCGTTGATTTAATCGATCATATTCAAAGTCAACCTTGGTTCAAACGCTACAACGGGAAAGACCATTTTATTTCCCTGGGGAGAACCGCATGGGATTTCATGCGTTCACAAGGTGGACCCCATGGTGCCAACATACTTTTAGACCTGCCACCTGTCAAAAACATGTCGGTGCTAACAGTTGAACGACAACCTTGGCATGGCAAAAACCAAAACGGGATTCCTTACCCGTCGTATTTTCATCCCAAGACAAAAAACGAAATGCTGACGTGGCAGAATAAAATGAGACAAAACGACAGGccgtttttgttttcttttattggTGGGAAGCGGAAAGGGTTAGAGAAGGCAAAGGTACGAGACGAGTTAGTGAAACAATGTGGCGAGTCGACTCAATGCGAGTTGGTTCAATGTGGGGGTGGGAATAGTAAATGTCATAAACCAATGGAAGTACTTGGCGTAATGATGAAGTCACGTTTTTGTCTTCAAGCACCAGGTGATTCGTTTACGAGGAGGTCAACGTTTGACTCGATTGTTGCTGGTTGTATACCTGTATTTCTGTCGGTGCATACGGCGTATACGCAATACGCGTGGTATTTGCCTGAGGAGAAGAATACGTATTCGATTTATATGGACGAGGAGAAGGTGAAGGGGGGTGTTGAGAAGATTGAGGAGGTGCTAATGGGAATTTCGAGTGAGGAAGTGAAGAGGATGCGTGAAGTGGTGATTAGTTTGATCCCGAGGATTAGTTATGCGTATCCAAATGTTAGTGACATTGGGTTTAGTGATGCGGTCGATGTTGCATTACAAGGACTTTCTAGGCATGTTAGGGACACATTGGAGAAACCATAG